The proteins below are encoded in one region of Neoasaia chiangmaiensis:
- a CDS encoding TetR/AcrR family transcriptional regulator, protein MGIPREIAVPRIMSEAERIFGRHGFAGASMVEIARASQLPKANVHYYFGTKEALYRAVLENTLSGWLADARHWLSPHRTASEGLRGYIAAKLAFSRDHADASKLFAHEILRGGEHVHTYLTTTLRMHVDLIGETLAIWAGRGEIRAVDPPYFIFSLWAMTQFYADMNSQITAVLNGEVDFDRATGTILGLLLHGESPERLDATSK, encoded by the coding sequence TTGGGCATTCCCCGTGAAATAGCGGTGCCACGCATCATGTCGGAAGCGGAGCGAATTTTCGGGCGTCATGGATTTGCCGGCGCAAGCATGGTGGAAATCGCCCGTGCGTCCCAGTTGCCGAAAGCCAATGTTCACTACTATTTCGGGACCAAGGAAGCCCTCTATCGGGCCGTTCTCGAAAACACGCTGTCGGGCTGGCTGGCCGATGCGAGGCACTGGCTGTCGCCGCACCGGACGGCTTCGGAAGGCCTGCGAGGCTATATTGCCGCCAAGCTTGCCTTCTCCCGGGATCACGCCGATGCCTCGAAATTGTTTGCCCACGAGATTCTCCGGGGCGGTGAACACGTCCACACTTATCTGACAACCACGCTGCGGATGCACGTGGATCTTATTGGCGAGACCCTTGCGATCTGGGCCGGGCGTGGAGAGATCCGGGCGGTCGACCCACCGTATTTCATCTTCTCGCTCTGGGCCATGACGCAGTTCTACGCCGACATGAATTCGCAGATCACGGCGGTTCTGAACGGAGAAGTCGATTTCGACCGGGCGACAGGGACCATCCTTGGGCTCCTGCTGCATGGCGAATCTCCGGAACGGCTGGACGCAACGTCGAAATAA
- the hydA gene encoding dihydropyrimidinase, with protein sequence MLLIRGGTIVDSERTYRADVLCLDERIAAIGHDIDAPLGCQTLDAGGLLIMPGGIDPHTHMEMPFMGSVSSDDFETGTTAGLVGGTTTILDFVIPEVGGSLIDAWHAWASRAEKAVTDYSFHVAITHWNDRVSMEMGRLTQEYGVNSFKHFMAYKGALMVDDGVLMHSISRALELGALCNIHAENGDAVAYLQRDLLARGLTGPESHPQSRPPAVEGEAAQRVIAIAGLLGAPIYIVHVSTKDATDAISRARAQGQRVYGEVLAQHLVIDDSVYETDDWLRKAQHVMSPPFRPKAHQEALWAGLASGQLQTTATDHCCFCAPQKEQGRDDFTKIPNGTPGIEDRMSVLWHHGVRTGRLTPMEFVAITSTNTARIFNIHPRKGSISVGADADLVLWDPDASRTISANTSRQRVDYNVYEGMTVTGLARHVVAGGRLAYVDGDLRARRGQGRYIERPCFSPDFDAIRRRAAFR encoded by the coding sequence ATGCTATTGATCCGCGGCGGAACCATTGTCGACTCGGAACGAACATATCGTGCCGATGTCCTTTGCCTCGATGAGCGGATCGCCGCCATCGGGCACGATATCGATGCACCGCTCGGCTGCCAGACGCTCGACGCCGGTGGTCTGCTTATCATGCCGGGCGGAATCGATCCGCATACCCACATGGAAATGCCTTTCATGGGCTCCGTCTCCTCCGACGATTTCGAAACGGGCACGACGGCCGGGCTCGTCGGCGGCACGACCACAATTCTCGACTTCGTCATTCCCGAGGTTGGCGGCTCCCTGATCGACGCATGGCATGCCTGGGCTTCACGAGCCGAAAAAGCCGTGACGGACTACTCCTTCCACGTAGCGATCACGCATTGGAACGATCGCGTCTCGATGGAGATGGGTCGGTTGACGCAGGAATATGGTGTCAACTCATTCAAACACTTCATGGCCTATAAAGGCGCATTGATGGTCGACGATGGCGTGCTGATGCACTCGATCAGTCGCGCGCTCGAACTTGGTGCATTGTGCAATATCCATGCCGAAAACGGCGATGCCGTCGCCTATCTTCAGCGCGATCTGCTGGCGCGTGGTCTGACGGGGCCTGAATCGCATCCGCAGTCCCGGCCGCCCGCCGTGGAAGGCGAGGCGGCACAGCGCGTGATTGCGATTGCGGGTCTGCTCGGTGCCCCGATCTACATCGTCCATGTCTCGACGAAGGATGCCACCGATGCCATCAGTCGCGCACGCGCTCAGGGGCAGCGCGTTTACGGCGAGGTGCTGGCGCAGCATCTGGTGATCGACGATAGCGTTTACGAAACGGACGACTGGCTCCGGAAAGCGCAGCACGTCATGAGTCCGCCTTTCCGCCCGAAGGCCCATCAGGAGGCCTTATGGGCCGGACTTGCTTCCGGACAGCTCCAGACCACCGCGACCGACCATTGCTGTTTCTGCGCGCCGCAAAAGGAGCAGGGACGGGACGACTTCACGAAAATTCCCAATGGAACGCCGGGCATCGAGGATCGGATGAGCGTATTGTGGCACCATGGCGTGAGAACAGGGCGGCTGACTCCGATGGAATTCGTCGCCATCACTTCCACCAATACTGCCAGGATCTTTAATATCCACCCGCGCAAGGGCAGCATATCGGTCGGTGCGGATGCAGATCTCGTATTGTGGGATCCGGATGCATCGCGAACCATCTCCGCAAACACGTCCCGCCAGCGCGTCGATTACAACGTCTACGAAGGCATGACTGTCACAGGGCTTGCACGGCATGTCGTGGCCGGCGGACGACTGGCCTATGTCGATGGCGATCTTCGAGCGCGACGGGGACAGGGGCGGTATATTGAACGCCCCTGTTTCTCGCCTGATTTCGATGCCATACGTCGCCGGGCAGCCTTCCGATGA
- a CDS encoding HAD family acid phosphatase: MMLRHCLRGATFALALAAIPCAFAQTVGSEPPNVGEAAHAARIYHDSGRYAHDLDTVLSQADAWITQRAPNVRKPAVVLDIDETSISNWPEIQADDFGYVPNGPCEHLPNGPCGWLAWEATLRAAAIPGTLTLVRNAQAHGVAVFFVTARHESERSVTENNLRAAGYANWSGLVLRPEGQHTPGAGSYKSGARAAIEAQGYAIVANIGDQPSDLAGGHAERGFLLPNPFYRVP, translated from the coding sequence ATGATGCTGAGGCATTGTCTGAGAGGCGCAACATTTGCGCTCGCCCTGGCCGCTATACCCTGCGCCTTCGCCCAGACGGTTGGAAGCGAGCCACCCAATGTGGGCGAAGCCGCCCACGCCGCCCGGATTTATCATGATAGCGGGCGCTACGCGCACGACCTGGACACGGTCCTGTCCCAGGCGGATGCGTGGATCACTCAGCGTGCTCCGAACGTGCGGAAGCCCGCCGTCGTGCTGGACATCGACGAAACGTCGATCTCCAACTGGCCGGAGATTCAGGCCGACGACTTCGGTTATGTACCCAACGGACCATGCGAACATCTTCCGAATGGCCCCTGCGGCTGGCTTGCATGGGAGGCGACTCTCCGCGCAGCCGCCATTCCGGGAACGCTAACGCTGGTGCGCAATGCTCAAGCACATGGCGTCGCCGTTTTCTTTGTAACGGCACGGCATGAGTCGGAGCGTTCCGTGACCGAAAACAATCTGCGCGCCGCCGGTTATGCGAACTGGTCGGGCCTCGTCCTGCGACCCGAAGGACAACACACACCGGGCGCGGGAAGCTACAAATCCGGCGCACGCGCCGCCATCGAGGCACAGGGCTATGCGATCGTCGCCAACATTGGCGACCAGCCATCCGACCTCGCGGGCGGCCATGCGGAACGTGGCTTTCTGCTCCCGAATCCATTCTACAGGGTGCCATGA
- a CDS encoding NAD(P)-binding domain-containing protein, which yields MTDNIESLTRQVARDLDKIAYATGNWSPPCQRDGEPVLDVAIIGAGQGGLATAFALRRFGIHNVRIFERASNGGAGPWTTFARMITLRTPKHVTGPDLGIPSLTPRAWFEARYGEVAWQHLDKISRHDWQAYLDWFRDTLNLPVTHETALTDVAWDQGLLRLTFMEAGGATQIRWARKLVLATGIDGGGMWHVPSFIRDTLPADRYAHTHQEIDFAALHGKRIGVLGGGASAFDNAATALEAGAATVDLCIRRQTLPRINPYRWMENAGFLGHFHALPDLTRWRFMRHIFDLNQPPPQDTFWRCSRYDGFRFHGDTPWLNASMQDDGVLVATPHGEMAFDFVIIGTGFIIDLARRPETAGFAPNVALWRDCFAAPPGEESAVLGSYPYLGSHSQFLPRDPDAKDAEMLAAIHNFTFSATPSMGLSGASISGMRFGVERLARGLACDLFVTDGERHLESLLAYDAEELTSLTAPPDFAGGLA from the coding sequence ATGACCGACAATATCGAAAGCCTGACGCGACAGGTGGCGCGCGATCTGGACAAGATCGCCTACGCGACCGGCAACTGGTCGCCACCATGCCAACGCGATGGCGAGCCTGTCCTGGATGTCGCGATTATCGGTGCCGGGCAGGGTGGTCTGGCGACGGCTTTCGCCCTGCGGCGTTTCGGCATCCACAATGTGCGGATTTTCGAACGTGCCAGCAACGGTGGTGCGGGACCATGGACGACATTCGCCCGCATGATCACGCTGAGAACACCAAAACACGTCACCGGACCGGATCTCGGCATCCCGTCGTTGACGCCACGCGCCTGGTTCGAGGCGCGATATGGGGAAGTGGCGTGGCAGCATCTGGACAAGATCAGTCGGCATGACTGGCAAGCCTACCTTGACTGGTTTCGTGACACGCTGAACCTTCCGGTCACGCATGAAACCGCCCTGACGGATGTGGCGTGGGACCAAGGCCTCCTGCGGTTGACATTCATGGAAGCGGGCGGCGCCACGCAAATACGATGGGCGCGTAAGCTTGTCCTCGCAACGGGTATCGATGGCGGCGGCATGTGGCATGTGCCGTCTTTCATCCGCGATACCCTGCCTGCGGACCGCTATGCCCACACACATCAGGAGATCGACTTCGCGGCCTTGCACGGCAAACGCATTGGCGTGCTGGGCGGTGGCGCATCGGCTTTCGACAATGCCGCGACGGCGCTGGAGGCCGGGGCCGCGACCGTCGATCTGTGCATCCGTCGCCAGACGCTGCCGCGTATCAATCCCTATCGCTGGATGGAGAATGCCGGATTCCTCGGGCATTTCCATGCGCTACCCGATCTGACCCGCTGGCGTTTCATGCGGCATATCTTCGACCTTAACCAGCCGCCGCCACAGGACACGTTTTGGCGATGCAGCCGTTATGACGGCTTCAGATTTCATGGCGACACACCATGGCTGAACGCAAGCATGCAGGATGATGGCGTGCTCGTCGCAACACCGCATGGCGAGATGGCCTTCGACTTCGTCATCATCGGCACGGGCTTCATCATCGATCTGGCCCGGCGGCCCGAAACGGCAGGTTTTGCGCCGAATGTCGCCCTCTGGCGCGATTGCTTCGCCGCACCTCCCGGCGAGGAAAGCGCTGTTCTCGGCAGCTACCCTTATCTCGGCTCGCACAGCCAGTTCCTGCCACGCGATCCCGATGCGAAGGATGCCGAAATGCTGGCGGCCATCCACAATTTCACATTCTCCGCCACACCCAGCATGGGCCTTTCCGGCGCCTCCATCAGCGGTATGCGTTTCGGGGTCGAGAGACTGGCGCGCGGGTTGGCTTGCGACCTGTTCGTGACGGATGGAGAACGGCATCTCGAGAGCCTCCTGGCCTATGACGCTGAGGAACTGACCAGCCTCACCGCACCGCCAGATTTTGCTGGAGGCCTCGCATGA
- a CDS encoding DUF4089 domain-containing protein, whose product MTDAIDDREIDILSAGVGLTIAPEHRAGVSANLRLLRAYSELIDEFPLPDREEPAFEYHP is encoded by the coding sequence ATGACGGACGCCATCGACGACAGGGAGATTGACATCCTCAGCGCCGGTGTCGGGCTGACGATCGCCCCGGAGCATCGCGCAGGTGTCAGCGCCAATCTGCGGCTTCTTCGCGCCTATAGCGAGTTGATCGACGAATTCCCTCTTCCGGACAGGGAAGAACCGGCGTTCGAGTACCACCCATGA